The nucleotide sequence TGGTAAATTGATTGACCTTTATGGACCTTTGAATTAAATATACGCTTGTTCAACTATTGAGGCAGGTTTGTTGAAGAAGAAATGATAAAAGGAGATTACTGAATGTGGAGTATATTTATGTTGAATGGATACATGACTTTACTGATGAACCTATTATCTTAATTTCTGAATTAGATGATAATCGATACGAAACAAGGAAAATTGAAATATACAAAGATGGTCAAGTTGGTTTTGCGTATAACGATGTTGAAGTGCTGAAGACAGGGTTAGGAATTGAACCAGTACCTAGCATTGATCAGATTGCATCAGAATCAGAATTTTCACCTAAAGAAATTACTAAAGAGGAC is from Mesobacillus boroniphilus and encodes:
- a CDS encoding DUF6881 domain-containing protein; protein product: MEYIYVEWIHDFTDEPIILISELDDNRYETRKIEIYKDGQVGFAYNDVEVLKTGLGIEPVPSIDQIASESEFSPKEITKEDFEKFWNDKVLPLL